The following proteins come from a genomic window of Leptolyngbyaceae cyanobacterium:
- the msrA gene encoding peptide-methionine (S)-S-oxide reductase MsrA, which translates to MDKATFAAGCFWGVEDTFRQVKGVLSTSVGYTGGHWPNPCYLDVCARVTGHAEAVQIEYDPAQVSYEQLLEVFWNCHDPTQLNRQGPDRGEQYRSVIFFHTPDQERLAKVSQEKLQISSKYDQEIVTQIQPAGEFYLAEEYHQQYLEKKRRKLSNLEAFNGNSENKTL; encoded by the coding sequence ATGGATAAAGCTACCTTTGCAGCAGGTTGCTTCTGGGGAGTGGAAGACACCTTCCGCCAAGTCAAAGGCGTCCTATCCACATCTGTCGGTTATACAGGCGGACACTGGCCCAATCCTTGCTATCTGGACGTATGCGCTAGGGTAACAGGTCATGCAGAAGCGGTACAGATTGAATATGACCCAGCCCAGGTAAGTTACGAACAACTGCTAGAAGTATTTTGGAATTGTCACGACCCCACCCAACTCAACCGACAAGGCCCCGATAGGGGAGAACAGTACAGGTCAGTTATTTTCTTTCATACTCCAGACCAGGAACGGCTTGCTAAAGTTTCCCAAGAAAAATTGCAAATATCTTCCAAATATGATCAAGAAATCGTGACCCAAATCCAACCTGCTGGTGAATTTTATTTAGCAGAAGAGTACCATCAGCAATATTTGGAAAAAAAGCGACGCAAGTTAAGTAATTTAGAGGCGTTTAACGGGAACTCTGAGAACAAGACTTTATGA